One region of Deinococcus peraridilitoris DSM 19664 genomic DNA includes:
- a CDS encoding recombinase family protein: MPGTLIGYARVSTDDQTTDLQLDALKGAGVLKVYQETASGGRWDRPELHRMLEFLREGDIVVVWKVDRLSRSLADLVRIMEMIKARGARLKSLTEPIDTSTPAGEAMMQLIGVFAQLERANLRERTHAGIKAARAKGVKFGRPSKLSEAQRQDIIRRVSAGDLTAAEAARLYGVNPTTIARVIKRHRAMTVPFEGRAAEVRGTRP, from the coding sequence ATGCCCGGAACCCTCATCGGCTACGCCCGCGTCAGTACTGACGACCAGACCACTGATCTTCAACTCGACGCCCTCAAGGGAGCCGGAGTCCTCAAGGTCTACCAGGAGACGGCCAGCGGCGGCCGCTGGGACCGCCCGGAACTTCACCGCATGCTGGAGTTCCTGCGCGAAGGTGACATCGTGGTCGTCTGGAAGGTCGACCGGCTTTCACGCAGCCTCGCCGACCTCGTCCGCATCATGGAAATGATCAAAGCACGCGGAGCAAGGCTCAAATCCCTTACCGAGCCCATCGACACCAGTACCCCCGCCGGGGAAGCGATGATGCAACTCATCGGGGTATTCGCACAGCTGGAACGCGCCAACTTGCGCGAACGCACCCACGCCGGAATCAAGGCCGCGCGCGCCAAAGGCGTGAAGTTCGGCCGACCCAGCAAGCTCAGCGAAGCGCAACGCCAAGACATCATCCGGCGGGTCAGCGCGGGCGACCTCACCGCCGCGGAAGCGGCCCGCCTGTACGGCGTGAACCCCACCACAATCGCGCGTGTCATCAAACGACACCGCGCCATGACAGTCCCTTTCGAAGGTCGTGCTGCTGAGGTCAGAGGGACTCGCCCGTGA
- a CDS encoding IS3 family transposase: MGKLLMQQGVSQRRAAQLLGMHRSSLRYQNKPRSPSTAALTARIRALAEQYPTYGYRGIHVVLRQERWQVNRKRVHRIWKHEQLIRKPAVKRKRLRTGNSVPERAEYPNHVWSYDFVFDEISGGQKLKFLTLVDQFTRECLALEVGVSFTSKDVQEVLERVMTLRGVPVYLRSDNGPEFIAHDLQIWLGVSGTRARYIEPGKPWQNGFSESFHARFREECLNREVFSSLLEAKVVSGAFQRFYNEERPHSALQYLAPLEFRRRWEAQQAELKVVA, from the coding sequence GTGGGCAAGCTACTCATGCAGCAGGGGGTGTCGCAGCGCAGGGCAGCGCAGTTGCTGGGCATGCACCGCTCCAGCTTGAGGTACCAGAACAAGCCGAGATCACCGAGCACGGCGGCACTGACGGCACGAATACGCGCACTCGCGGAGCAATACCCGACCTACGGGTACCGGGGGATTCACGTGGTGCTGCGCCAGGAACGCTGGCAGGTGAACCGCAAACGGGTGCACCGGATCTGGAAGCACGAGCAGTTGATCAGAAAGCCAGCAGTCAAGAGGAAGAGGCTCAGAACGGGAAATAGTGTCCCAGAGCGGGCGGAGTACCCGAATCACGTGTGGTCGTACGACTTTGTATTCGACGAGATCAGCGGTGGGCAGAAACTGAAGTTCCTGACCCTGGTGGATCAGTTCACGCGGGAATGCCTGGCCCTGGAGGTGGGTGTGTCGTTTACGTCGAAGGATGTGCAGGAGGTGCTCGAACGGGTGATGACCTTGCGGGGCGTGCCGGTGTACCTGCGGAGCGACAACGGGCCGGAGTTTATTGCGCATGACTTGCAGATCTGGCTGGGCGTGTCAGGCACAAGGGCGCGTTACATCGAGCCAGGGAAACCCTGGCAGAACGGCTTCTCAGAGAGCTTCCATGCTCGGTTTCGGGAGGAGTGCCTGAACCGCGAGGTGTTCAGCAGCCTGCTGGAGGCCAAGGTGGTCTCGGGGGCCTTCCAGCGCTTCTATAACGAGGAGCGGCCACATTCCGCCTTGCAGTATCTGGCGCCGCTGGAATTCAGGCGGCGCTGGGAGGCTCAGCAAGCTGAGTTGAAGGTGGTAGCGTAA
- a CDS encoding transposase, with protein sequence MPKSKLSDEQTIQLLREAEKGKKTVEALCREYGISDATFYKLRNRYAGSDVQDLKRLKQLEAENARLLKLVGQLTLENSAMKVVVRKKF encoded by the coding sequence ATGCCGAAGAGCAAGTTGAGTGACGAGCAAACCATTCAGTTACTGCGGGAAGCCGAGAAGGGCAAGAAAACGGTGGAGGCGCTGTGCCGGGAGTATGGGATCAGCGACGCGACCTTCTACAAATTGCGCAACAGGTACGCGGGCAGCGACGTGCAGGACCTCAAGAGACTGAAGCAGCTCGAAGCCGAGAATGCCCGCTTGCTGAAGCTGGTGGGGCAACTGACGCTGGAGAACAGCGCCATGAAGGTAGTGGTCCGAAAAAAGTTTTAA
- a CDS encoding Fic family protein: protein MAAPYIHELPGWPDFTWDTNAFALPLARVHFRRGALITAMASLGFDVRQDTVLSVLVQDVTKSSEIEGEHLDEQQVRSSIAQHLGMDIAGLPHADRDVEGVVQMMLDATQRYDDPLDAERLFSWHAALFPTGRSHLRKIIVASWRDDRAGPMLVLSGREPKQKVHYQAPDATLVPDAMQHFLSWFEEASLDPVVQAAVAHLWFVTIHPFDDGNGRIARALTDLALARADGTAQRFYSMSAQLRRDRKRYYEILEKTQKGGLDITAWITWFIEHLQAALDAAQSVVRGVRNRQAFWDAHHDVALNTRQIKMLNKLLDGDFKSKLQTQKYAAVTGTSAASAKRDLADLVHKGILMPAPGTSGRGTHYLLITGESSSSCTW from the coding sequence ATGGCCGCGCCGTACATCCACGAATTACCAGGCTGGCCTGACTTCACCTGGGACACGAACGCCTTCGCACTGCCGCTCGCGCGCGTGCACTTCCGGCGTGGCGCGCTCATCACGGCCATGGCTTCACTCGGCTTCGACGTCCGCCAGGACACCGTACTGTCGGTCCTGGTGCAGGATGTCACCAAAAGCAGCGAAATCGAAGGCGAGCACCTCGACGAGCAACAGGTGCGTTCCTCCATTGCGCAACACCTCGGCATGGACATCGCCGGCCTCCCTCACGCGGACCGTGACGTGGAAGGCGTCGTGCAGATGATGCTGGACGCTACGCAACGCTATGACGACCCCCTGGATGCCGAGCGTCTCTTCAGCTGGCACGCCGCGCTGTTCCCGACCGGGCGCAGTCACCTGCGCAAAATCATTGTCGCCAGCTGGCGTGACGACCGGGCCGGACCGATGCTGGTCCTCAGCGGCCGCGAACCAAAACAGAAGGTGCATTATCAGGCGCCCGACGCCACCCTCGTTCCGGACGCCATGCAGCACTTCCTCTCGTGGTTCGAGGAAGCCAGCCTGGACCCGGTGGTCCAAGCGGCCGTCGCGCACCTGTGGTTCGTGACGATCCACCCGTTCGATGACGGCAACGGCCGCATTGCGCGGGCCCTCACCGACCTCGCACTCGCGCGCGCCGACGGTACCGCGCAACGCTTCTACTCGATGTCCGCCCAGCTCCGCCGTGACCGCAAACGCTATTACGAGATCCTGGAGAAAACCCAGAAAGGCGGACTGGACATCACCGCCTGGATCACCTGGTTCATCGAGCACCTTCAGGCCGCCCTTGATGCTGCGCAGAGCGTGGTGCGCGGTGTCCGCAACCGGCAGGCGTTTTGGGACGCACACCACGACGTCGCGCTCAACACTCGCCAGATCAAGATGCTGAACAAGCTCCTCGACGGTGACTTCAAAAGTAAGCTGCAAACGCAGAAGTACGCTGCTGTGACCGGCACGTCCGCAGCGAGCGCGAAACGCGATCTCGCCGACCTCGTTCACAAAGGCATCCTCATGCCCGCACCAGGAACCAGTGGGCGCGGCACGCACTACCTACTCATTACCGGCGAGTCCAGCTCCAGCTGTACCTGGTGA
- a CDS encoding recombinase family protein, protein MPTRRLTPGTPVITYIRVSDQKQGRSGLGLEAQHAAVQSFVRSYGLTVLDEYREIETGTNKRTRPQLQKALERTRQEGAVLLIAKLDRLARNVHFVSGLMESRVPFVAVDMPDVDDLTIHILAAVAEQEAKMISRRTKDALNAAKARGTRLGTPQNLTLEARRAGAQVRRQDAIAAYARVAGYIALMRRGGETLRGIARILNDEGHRTRQGKLWSAVQVRNVLLRSAPSTLDIR, encoded by the coding sequence ATGCCCACCCGCCGCCTCACCCCCGGCACCCCCGTCATCACCTACATCCGCGTGTCCGACCAGAAACAAGGGCGAAGCGGCCTCGGCCTCGAAGCCCAGCACGCTGCCGTCCAGTCCTTCGTCAGGTCTTACGGCCTCACCGTCCTCGACGAGTACCGCGAAATCGAAACCGGCACCAACAAACGCACCCGCCCGCAACTTCAGAAGGCGCTCGAACGCACCCGCCAGGAAGGCGCCGTCCTCCTCATCGCAAAGTTGGATCGGCTCGCGCGTAACGTGCATTTTGTTTCCGGGCTGATGGAGTCGCGCGTCCCGTTCGTCGCTGTCGACATGCCAGACGTTGATGACCTGACCATCCACATCCTCGCCGCGGTCGCCGAGCAGGAAGCCAAGATGATTTCCCGCCGCACCAAAGACGCCTTGAATGCCGCGAAAGCCCGCGGAACCAGACTCGGCACTCCCCAGAACCTGACGCTCGAAGCGCGCCGTGCTGGGGCACAGGTGCGACGTCAGGACGCGATCGCCGCCTACGCCCGTGTCGCCGGGTACATCGCGCTGATGCGCCGGGGAGGGGAGACGCTGCGCGGCATCGCCAGGATCCTCAACGACGAGGGGCACCGTACCCGGCAGGGCAAACTTTGGTCTGCCGTGCAGGTCCGCAATGTCCTGCTGCGCAGCGCTCCATCAACACTGGACATAAGGTGA
- a CDS encoding AbrB/MazE/SpoVT family DNA-binding domain-containing protein: MESRVYTASITAKGRVVVPQPLRESLKVKEGDTILFIEDEAGIRVTTRAALVQELAGSLAEDDGRDFTSELLQERREEAERAKGHE; this comes from the coding sequence ATGGAATCACGAGTGTACACCGCATCAATTACTGCGAAGGGACGAGTTGTAGTTCCCCAACCGCTCCGAGAATCCCTCAAAGTCAAGGAAGGTGACACTATCCTCTTCATTGAAGACGAGGCCGGCATCCGCGTCACCACCCGAGCCGCGCTGGTTCAGGAACTCGCCGGGAGCCTGGCTGAAGACGACGGGCGCGACTTCACCAGTGAACTCCTGCAGGAACGCCGGGAGGAAGCCGAGCGCGCAAAGGGACACGAGTGA
- a CDS encoding PIN domain-containing protein yields the protein MSTRPLLLDASALMAFFRKEPGWEVVAQALTDRHCLISSVKVVEAEGKLVSDGTFTVDRVRRRLGVLMQVLEVVPFPSAAQHAASFYYARRRPYNLSLGDALCLATAEHHGADALTAESAWASLPDLPIQIQVIR from the coding sequence GTGAGTACCCGTCCCCTGCTGCTGGACGCCAGCGCCCTGATGGCCTTCTTCCGCAAGGAGCCCGGCTGGGAAGTGGTAGCCCAGGCCCTCACCGACCGGCACTGCCTGATCAGCAGCGTGAAGGTCGTCGAGGCTGAAGGCAAGCTCGTCAGCGATGGCACTTTCACCGTGGATCGGGTGCGCCGCCGCCTCGGCGTCCTCATGCAGGTGCTCGAAGTCGTGCCCTTTCCCAGCGCCGCTCAGCATGCTGCCAGCTTCTACTATGCCCGGCGCCGCCCCTACAACCTCAGCCTCGGAGACGCCCTGTGCCTCGCCACTGCTGAGCATCACGGCGCTGATGCCCTCACGGCTGAGAGCGCTTGGGCCAGCCTGCCCGATCTGCCCATCCAGATACAAGTCATCCGGTGA
- a CDS encoding ParA family protein gives MKVISVASKKGGVGKSTTAVTLSAHLAGRGKTLLVDADEELRSAWHWTTKKAGYDGWGFDVQLYSAFIDQDNPGEGYDYVVLDTKGGEGRDELAALSRNSSLLIIPTKPDGVSSDGLVATLEPLLEKGIANYRVLLADVPPAPNSDGMDMRMELDNAGIPLFHHSIRHAVAVSKAAREGICVRDVKGDRYAKLVWMDYELISREVISHVK, from the coding sequence ATGAAAGTGATCAGTGTCGCCTCGAAAAAAGGAGGCGTCGGGAAAAGCACCACAGCCGTCACCCTCAGCGCACACCTGGCAGGACGCGGTAAAACGCTGCTGGTAGACGCCGACGAAGAACTCCGCTCCGCCTGGCACTGGACAACCAAAAAGGCAGGCTACGACGGCTGGGGCTTTGACGTGCAGCTCTACAGCGCCTTCATCGACCAGGACAACCCCGGCGAAGGCTACGACTACGTGGTCCTCGATACCAAAGGCGGTGAAGGCCGCGACGAGCTGGCTGCGCTGTCCCGCAACTCCTCACTGCTGATCATCCCCACCAAACCCGACGGCGTCAGCTCAGACGGCCTGGTCGCCACGCTGGAACCCTTGCTGGAGAAGGGCATCGCCAACTACCGCGTGCTGCTCGCAGACGTTCCACCAGCACCCAACAGTGACGGCATGGATATGCGCATGGAGCTGGACAATGCTGGAATCCCCCTGTTTCACCACTCCATCCGTCACGCCGTCGCTGTCAGTAAGGCCGCGCGGGAAGGGATCTGTGTTCGGGACGTGAAAGGCGACCGTTACGCCAAGCTGGTCTGGATGGACTACGAACTGATTTCACGCGAGGTGATCAGCCATGTCAAGTAA
- a CDS encoding helix-turn-helix domain-containing protein — protein sequence MPKLLSARPPLDPTEEARVRQLARARHAPHDLKQRAQTIVLSWDGHRTMSIAEHLGCHPQTVRERFARFNAHGLEGLNTLPGAGRKPRLTQEERGRLITLVGRTPPGRAVRDASGELVAVDVKKPALWTLDALVEVAREQGIIVGRSQVRRILQHEGVRWRQPRSWATSPDADFIPKERRSSRPTPNAR from the coding sequence ATGCCCAAACTCCTCTCTGCTCGTCCTCCGCTCGATCCCACCGAGGAGGCTCGGGTCCGCCAGCTCGCTCGAGCTCGCCACGCCCCGCATGACCTCAAGCAGCGCGCCCAAACGATCGTCTTGAGCTGGGACGGGCATCGCACCATGTCCATCGCCGAGCACCTCGGCTGTCACCCCCAAACCGTGCGCGAACGCTTCGCCCGCTTCAACGCGCATGGCCTCGAAGGCCTGAACACACTGCCCGGCGCGGGACGCAAGCCGCGCCTCACCCAAGAAGAGCGCGGTCGACTCATCACCCTTGTCGGCCGCACTCCCCCTGGCCGTGCCGTGCGTGACGCGAGCGGTGAACTCGTAGCCGTGGACGTCAAGAAGCCCGCCCTGTGGACGCTCGATGCCTTGGTCGAGGTGGCTCGTGAGCAGGGCATCATCGTGGGTCGGAGTCAGGTGCGCCGCATCCTGCAACACGAAGGCGTGCGGTGGAGGCAGCCCCGGTCATGGGCCACCAGCCCGGATGCGGACTTCATCCCAAAAGAGCGGCGGTCGTCGCGGCCTACACCGAATGCCCGGTGA
- a CDS encoding IS630 family transposase — protein sequence MGHQPGCGLHPKRAAVVAAYTECPVNATTVCVDELGPVSPRTFPPAGGWTKDGHRVKAPLEYSRGLDRTWVYGALRVRDGQVLTQCGPSRNTVGYVKLLEAVERDNPEGDILVVSDNLASHKSAPVQAWLETHPRVRHVFIPKGACWLNLIEPWWRLLRREAFAGMTFVDAAEVEQAVQDGTRRLNARACPWVWGRPARTPRFRRHAVLYRY from the coding sequence ATGGGCCACCAGCCCGGATGCGGACTTCATCCCAAAAGAGCGGCGGTCGTCGCGGCCTACACCGAATGCCCGGTGAACGCGACGACCGTCTGCGTCGATGAACTCGGCCCGGTGTCGCCAAGAACCTTTCCACCAGCAGGGGGCTGGACGAAGGACGGGCATCGGGTGAAAGCGCCCCTGGAGTACAGCCGAGGGCTGGATCGCACGTGGGTGTACGGGGCGCTGCGCGTGCGAGACGGACAGGTACTCACGCAGTGCGGGCCATCGAGGAACACGGTCGGATACGTCAAGCTCCTGGAGGCGGTGGAGCGCGACAACCCGGAAGGGGACATCTTGGTGGTGAGCGATAACCTCGCAAGCCACAAGAGCGCTCCAGTACAGGCGTGGTTGGAGACGCACCCACGGGTGAGACACGTGTTCATTCCGAAGGGCGCGTGCTGGCTGAATCTGATCGAGCCGTGGTGGCGTTTGCTGCGCCGAGAAGCGTTTGCGGGCATGACGTTCGTGGACGCGGCGGAGGTTGAGCAGGCCGTGCAAGACGGGACGCGGCGGTTGAATGCGAGGGCGTGCCCATGGGTGTGGGGGCGACCCGCGAGGACGCCGCGCTTCCGGCGACATGCGGTTCTTTACCGCTATTGA